From a region of the Nonlabens dokdonensis DSW-6 genome:
- a CDS encoding Bax inhibitor-1/YccA family protein, whose protein sequence is MNQDNFPQYDQPFEALSTVTDDVRAAFYKKTYAHVAIAVLLFVVVEGLLLQIEPLVNFMFSLTQGWTWLIVLGIFMWATSYAEKMAHKSHDRNKQYLGLFLCVVSYAIIFIPLISIALQYQEVYAGQEDSNLLSQAGIVTISLFAALSAVVIVTKKDFSFLRSILAVGFIIALGLIIAGMIFGFDLGLFFSGAMVVLAAGSILYQTSNLVHEYHTDQYVGAAVGLFSSLMLLFWYILQIFMSRD, encoded by the coding sequence ATGAATCAAGACAATTTTCCTCAATACGATCAACCGTTTGAAGCATTATCTACTGTTACAGATGATGTAAGGGCAGCTTTTTATAAAAAGACCTATGCTCATGTTGCAATAGCTGTTCTCTTATTTGTTGTAGTAGAAGGCCTGCTTTTACAAATAGAGCCTTTAGTAAATTTCATGTTTAGCCTTACGCAAGGTTGGACGTGGTTAATTGTACTTGGAATTTTCATGTGGGCCACAAGCTATGCCGAAAAAATGGCTCATAAATCACATGATCGTAACAAACAATACTTAGGCTTATTCCTTTGCGTAGTATCCTATGCAATAATTTTTATTCCATTAATCTCAATTGCGCTTCAATATCAAGAAGTATATGCAGGACAAGAGGACAGCAATTTATTAAGTCAGGCTGGTATTGTAACGATATCCCTTTTTGCAGCACTAAGCGCTGTTGTAATAGTGACTAAAAAAGATTTCTCTTTCTTAAGAAGCATCCTTGCTGTAGGTTTCATAATAGCTTTGGGTTTAATTATCGCAGGAATGATCTTTGGTTTTGATCTAGGCCTTTTCTTTAGTGGCGCTATGGTTGTCCTAGCTGCTGGATCTATTTTATATCAAACATCAAATCTTGTACATGAATACCATACAGATCAATATGTAGGAGCTGCAGTCGGTTTGTTCTCTTCATTGATGCTACTGTTCTGGTATATTTTACAAATATTCATGTCTCGCGATTAA
- a CDS encoding zinc-dependent peptidase, which produces MIHILVVQPNSETFWVAPYVIGAFLFGLIMVIIHFILRSLQISRDFLWYRQLLSHRKLPLSRKRILENYPFYKHLNSKFKKEFEHRVATFIDAKQFKHRYDDQVTDEQIVLVSCVACRLTFGRRNYAYPLLNAVLFFPEPFMSPTNEALHKGEFNPTAKVLAISWPDFKEGMDVTTDNLHLGLHEFTHVIHFESKHSSNVDATRFKKFTQEILRELMKPEVRAKVDATRFFRDYAFTNQYEFMAVLSEYYFESNELFKKEFPAIYKHLTKALLYKKEWILN; this is translated from the coding sequence TTGATTCACATATTAGTAGTTCAACCTAATTCTGAAACTTTTTGGGTGGCGCCCTATGTCATTGGTGCATTTCTTTTTGGGTTAATCATGGTTATCATCCACTTTATCTTGCGCAGCCTGCAGATAAGTCGTGATTTTCTATGGTATAGACAACTGTTGTCGCATCGCAAGTTACCGCTTTCGCGAAAGCGGATTCTAGAAAATTATCCTTTCTATAAACATCTAAATTCAAAATTTAAAAAAGAATTTGAGCATAGAGTGGCTACTTTTATTGATGCCAAACAATTCAAACATCGCTATGATGATCAAGTCACTGACGAACAAATTGTGCTCGTTTCTTGTGTGGCGTGTCGATTGACCTTCGGGAGACGCAATTATGCTTATCCACTGCTTAATGCTGTATTGTTTTTTCCTGAACCTTTTATGAGCCCTACTAATGAGGCGTTGCACAAAGGAGAATTTAATCCTACGGCAAAAGTTCTTGCGATTTCATGGCCGGACTTTAAAGAAGGTATGGATGTTACCACCGATAATTTACATCTAGGTTTACATGAATTTACCCACGTGATACATTTTGAAAGTAAACATAGTAGTAATGTAGATGCAACACGTTTCAAAAAATTTACTCAAGAAATACTGAGAGAACTCATGAAGCCAGAAGTAAGAGCAAAAGTAGATGCCACAAGATTTTTTAGAGACTACGCTTTTACTAATCAATATGAGTTTATGGCAGTACTTTCAGAGTACTACTTTGAATCTAACGAATTGTTTAAAAAAGAGTTTCCGGCTATTTATAAGCACCTGACTAAGGCGTTGCTTTATAAAAAAGAGTGGATCTTGAATTAA
- a CDS encoding DUF6498-containing protein, producing MWKSVLYPNKANSNIYIAAAFVLFLYFTGALSAIAVLFAYFLETIIIGLFMVIKMSFITFHSDEHKGSNVGKILFFCVHYGGFVAIQSIFAFTYLEIEGSVKIGSGFNIIENYHYVLQLENIWLLLGLTVFSHLYNLVTVFLNEKRYKDITASEIMVAPYVRIFVQQFVVILAGFFMFWSSEVAAVLLLVLIRTFVDCCIISIKDGSPLLEWLVKQKRPPEITEEAFRKQLKNLSE from the coding sequence ATGTGGAAATCTGTTTTATATCCCAATAAAGCCAACTCAAACATATACATAGCTGCGGCTTTTGTCTTGTTTCTATATTTTACTGGTGCTTTAAGTGCTATAGCTGTTTTGTTTGCCTACTTTCTAGAAACTATTATCATAGGTCTATTTATGGTTATCAAAATGAGTTTTATTACTTTTCATAGTGATGAACATAAAGGAAGTAACGTAGGTAAAATTTTATTCTTTTGCGTTCATTATGGAGGTTTTGTAGCTATACAATCCATTTTTGCTTTTACTTACTTAGAAATAGAAGGCTCTGTAAAGATAGGAAGCGGCTTTAATATTATTGAAAATTACCACTACGTACTTCAATTAGAAAACATATGGTTGCTTCTAGGACTTACTGTTTTCTCTCACTTATACAACTTAGTTACTGTATTCTTAAACGAAAAAAGATATAAGGATATAACTGCCTCTGAAATCATGGTTGCTCCTTATGTTAGGATTTTTGTACAGCAATTTGTAGTGATTCTTGCCGGCTTTTTTATGTTTTGGAGCAGTGAAGTCGCTGCTGTCTTACTGCTAGTTTTAATACGTACATTTGTAGATTGCTGTATTATTTCTATTAAGGATGGTAGTCCTTTATTAGAATGGCTCGTAAAACAAAAACGTCCTCCAGAAATTACAGAAGAGGCATTTAGAAAACAATTAAAGAACCTAAGCGAGTAA
- a CDS encoding formate/nitrite transporter family protein: protein MEDKNVEEVIETKSEKEEVEDQDDILVKQLCEGLDTYKKNRLSTFLSSFMAGLEIGFSFLVVVIVYSLFDGKVEKEFIPYLAAFVYPLGFILVVLGKSVLFTEQTSLLTLPVLGGKKTFSDLMGLWGTVILGNLVGGYLIGAFLVWIGPELDIITNSGIKNLAEHVNHFSREVILASSVLAGWLMALLSWIITSTHRVTGKILVIYVITFIIALAGLHHSIVGSIEVFAGFLVTDEITFIDYLTFQGTSLLGNALGGVVFVAILKYGAFLANNSDSKE, encoded by the coding sequence ATGGAAGATAAAAATGTAGAAGAAGTAATTGAGACTAAATCAGAAAAAGAAGAGGTAGAAGATCAAGACGATATTCTGGTAAAACAACTTTGCGAAGGTCTTGACACATATAAGAAAAACAGACTTTCTACTTTTCTAAGCAGTTTTATGGCTGGTCTAGAAATAGGGTTTAGTTTTTTAGTGGTTGTTATTGTCTACAGTCTTTTTGATGGTAAAGTAGAGAAGGAGTTTATTCCGTATCTGGCTGCTTTTGTTTATCCGCTAGGATTTATATTAGTAGTTTTAGGAAAGTCGGTTCTTTTTACAGAGCAAACCTCGCTTCTAACGTTGCCTGTTCTAGGAGGAAAAAAAACGTTCTCTGACCTAATGGGCCTGTGGGGAACTGTAATTCTAGGAAATCTAGTAGGTGGTTATTTAATCGGCGCTTTCTTAGTCTGGATAGGTCCTGAGCTGGATATTATTACAAACTCTGGAATAAAAAACCTAGCCGAACACGTGAATCATTTTTCTAGGGAAGTCATCTTAGCGAGTTCCGTTTTAGCTGGCTGGTTAATGGCATTGTTATCTTGGATCATTACTTCTACGCATCGAGTGACAGGAAAAATTTTAGTCATTTACGTCATCACTTTTATAATCGCCCTAGCAGGATTACACCACAGTATAGTGGGAAGCATTGAAGTGTTTGCTGGTTTTCTTGTAACAGATGAAATTACGTTTATAGATTACCTGACCTTCCAAGGGACTTCTTTATTAGGTAATGCATTAGGTGGAGTTGTATTTGTTGCTATATTAAAATACGGAGCTTTTTTAGCAAACAATTCTGATTCAAAGGAATAA
- a CDS encoding GSCFA domain-containing protein, which translates to MKLSTVIPLALITSPIDYNSKVVLLGSCFTENIGAKLSYFGFHTTVNPFGIIFNSSSLKILVDRAINKVAFTANDCTQHFCYLAHSDLNDSDITQLLDKLNNARLSLENSLHEATHLFITLGTAWVYRHVERNIIVANCHKQPQKEFKKELLPIEVISSDLDQITTLVRSINKNISINFTLSPVRHIKDGFIENQRSKSRLHEAIQSHVEKTTSQYFPAYEIAMDELRDYRFYKRDMVHLNDVGIDFIWSRFRESGINTNTVTQQKAVEKYRKLIEHKPTNHQAHEFQVQKMKEELLRKFPKTHL; encoded by the coding sequence ATGAAATTAAGTACCGTCATTCCTTTAGCTCTCATAACCTCACCTATAGATTACAATTCTAAAGTGGTGCTTCTAGGCAGCTGTTTTACAGAAAATATAGGTGCTAAATTATCTTATTTTGGATTTCACACAACTGTTAATCCGTTCGGGATTATTTTTAACTCTAGTAGCTTGAAAATACTGGTAGATCGCGCTATAAATAAAGTAGCTTTTACTGCAAATGATTGCACTCAACATTTCTGTTATCTCGCGCATTCTGACTTGAATGATAGCGACATTACTCAGCTTCTCGATAAGTTAAATAACGCACGCTTATCTCTAGAAAATTCTCTTCATGAAGCAACACATTTATTTATTACATTAGGAACCGCTTGGGTTTACCGACATGTAGAAAGGAATATCATTGTAGCTAATTGTCATAAACAACCACAAAAAGAGTTCAAAAAAGAACTACTTCCCATTGAAGTGATTTCTTCAGATCTAGACCAAATTACGACACTAGTAAGGTCTATAAATAAAAATATTTCTATCAATTTTACTTTGTCACCGGTACGACATATTAAAGATGGTTTTATAGAAAACCAGCGTAGTAAATCTCGGTTGCACGAGGCGATTCAATCACATGTGGAGAAAACCACGTCTCAATATTTTCCTGCTTATGAAATTGCGATGGATGAACTAAGAGACTATCGTTTCTATAAGCGTGATATGGTTCATTTAAACGATGTAGGAATAGATTTTATTTGGTCTCGCTTTCGCGAAAGCGGTATCAACACAAACACCGTAACACAACAAAAAGCAGTAGAAAAATACAGAAAACTGATTGAACATAAGCCTACCAACCATCAAGCTCATGAATTTCAGGTGCAAAAAATGAAAGAAGAATTATTACGTAAGTTTCCTAAAACACATCTGTAA
- the ettA gene encoding energy-dependent translational throttle protein EttA, giving the protein MSDDKQVIFSMSGLSKTYQSTGKQVLKNIHLSFFYGAKIGILGLNGSGKSTLMKIIAGIEKNYQGEINFLPGYNVGYLEQEPQLDESKTVMEIVREGVADTVAVLDEYNKINDDFGLPEVYEDADKMEKLMNRQAELQDKIDALNAWELDTKLEIAMDALRTPPGDAEIKNLSGGERRRVALCRLLLQQPEILLLDEPTNHLDAESVLWLEQHLAQYKGTVIAVTHDRYFLDNVAGWILELDRGEGIPWKGNYSSWLEQKGERLAKEEKTASKRQKTLKRELDWVRQGAKGRQTKQKARLNNYDKLLNEDQKAKEEKLEIYIPNGPRLGTNVIEANGVSKAFGDKLLYEDLNFVLPQNGIVGIIGPNGAGKTTIFKMIMGQEQPDKGSFTVGETVQLAYVDQSHSNIDSDKSIWENFSDGQDLIMMGGKMVNSRAYLSRFNFSGSEQNKKVSTLSGGERNRLHLAMTLKEEGNVLLLDEPTNDLDVNTLRALEEGLDNFAGCAVIISHDRWFLDRVCTHIIAFEGDSQIYSFEGSFTEYEENKKKRLGDHAPKRIRYKKLTRD; this is encoded by the coding sequence ATGAGCGACGATAAACAAGTAATTTTTTCCATGTCAGGTCTTTCAAAGACGTATCAAAGTACAGGAAAGCAAGTTCTAAAGAATATTCACCTGAGCTTTTTCTACGGTGCAAAAATCGGTATTCTAGGTCTTAACGGTTCTGGTAAATCTACTTTGATGAAGATTATTGCTGGAATTGAAAAGAATTACCAAGGAGAAATCAATTTCTTACCTGGCTATAATGTAGGTTATCTAGAGCAAGAACCGCAGTTAGACGAGAGTAAAACGGTTATGGAAATCGTGAGAGAAGGAGTTGCAGACACTGTTGCTGTTCTTGACGAGTACAATAAAATCAATGACGATTTTGGATTGCCAGAGGTTTATGAAGATGCAGATAAGATGGAGAAGCTTATGAACCGTCAGGCAGAGCTTCAAGATAAGATCGATGCATTAAACGCTTGGGAATTAGATACAAAGTTAGAAATCGCGATGGACGCTTTAAGAACGCCTCCTGGAGATGCTGAGATTAAAAACCTCTCTGGTGGAGAGCGACGTCGTGTAGCTTTATGTAGATTATTATTACAGCAGCCAGAAATTTTATTGCTGGATGAGCCTACAAACCACCTTGACGCAGAATCTGTTCTATGGTTAGAACAACACCTTGCTCAATATAAAGGAACTGTAATCGCTGTAACTCACGACAGATATTTCCTTGACAACGTAGCAGGATGGATTCTTGAATTAGATCGTGGTGAAGGAATTCCATGGAAAGGAAACTATTCCAGCTGGTTAGAGCAAAAAGGAGAGCGACTTGCCAAAGAAGAAAAAACAGCTTCTAAAAGGCAAAAAACGCTTAAACGAGAGCTAGATTGGGTACGTCAAGGAGCAAAAGGTCGCCAGACCAAACAAAAAGCACGTCTTAATAATTACGACAAGCTTTTAAACGAAGATCAAAAAGCTAAAGAAGAAAAGCTCGAGATCTACATCCCTAATGGACCACGTCTAGGAACAAATGTGATCGAGGCAAATGGAGTAAGCAAAGCTTTTGGCGATAAGTTACTTTATGAAGATTTAAACTTTGTCTTACCACAAAACGGAATCGTGGGAATTATAGGACCTAATGGTGCTGGTAAAACAACAATTTTTAAAATGATCATGGGTCAAGAACAACCAGACAAAGGATCATTTACGGTAGGAGAAACAGTACAGCTAGCCTACGTAGATCAGTCTCACTCTAATATTGATTCTGATAAATCGATATGGGAAAACTTTTCTGATGGTCAAGATTTGATCATGATGGGAGGAAAAATGGTGAATTCCAGAGCCTATTTGAGTCGTTTTAATTTCTCAGGAAGTGAGCAAAATAAAAAGGTTTCTACCTTATCTGGTGGAGAACGCAACCGTTTACACCTGGCGATGACGCTTAAGGAAGAAGGTAACGTATTACTACTGGATGAACCTACAAATGATCTTGATGTTAATACATTAAGAGCGCTAGAAGAAGGACTTGATAACTTTGCTGGTTGTGCGGTGATTATTTCGCACGATAGATGGTTCTTAGATAGAGTTTGTACACATATTATTGCATTTGAAGGAGATTCTCAAATTTATTCTTTTGAAGGTAGTTTTACCGAGTATGAAGAAAATAAGAAGAAACGTTTAGGTGATCACGCTCCTAAAAGAATACGTTATAAAAAACTGACTAGAGACTAG
- a CDS encoding CAL67264 family membrane protein has translation MALNKNGVLGWATLIMIIIGIGLIALGAYRYTDVGFGFAAIGVGFFAIAWVFNALKGRV, from the coding sequence ATGGCGTTGAATAAGAATGGAGTATTAGGCTGGGCTACTTTAATAATGATCATCATCGGTATAGGTTTGATCGCTTTAGGAGCATACCGTTACACTGATGTAGGATTTGGTTTTGCTGCTATAGGAGTAGGCTTTTTTGCTATTGCATGGGTTTTTAATGCTCTTAAAGGTAGAGTATAG
- the alaS gene encoding alanine--tRNA ligase, whose translation MKSKQIRQTFLDFFENKKHQIVASAPMVIKNDPTLMFTNAGMNQFKEYFLGNSDPKNNRVADSQKCLRVSGKHNDLEEVGVDTYHHTMFEMLGNWSFGDYFKKEAIAWAWELLTEVYGIDKDCLYVTIFEGDKSENLNRDTEAYDYWKELIAEDRILNGNKADNFWEMGAQGPCGPCSEIHVDIRSDEEKAKVDGATLVNMDHPQVVEIWNLVFMQYNRMADGNLKNLPAQHVDTGMGFERLAMVLQNVQSNYDTDVFTPLIREIETITGHSYGKTEQEDIAIRVIADHLRAVSFSIADGQLPSNNGAGYVIRMILRRAIRYGFTYLGKKEPFIYQLVNTLSKQMGDAFPELKSQKNLILNVIKEEEASFLRTLENGLALLDSMVASMKNDGVTVLDGKKAFELNDTYGFPKELTRLILSEHGLQMDEDGFAKALKKQQEGSRKASATETSDWTTLREDDTQEFVGYDRLSGDVRISKYRKVVSKKDGELYQIVFNMTPFYGESGGQTGDKGYIESASGDTVYIIDTKKENGQTVHLTKNLPKELDGPFKVTVDAHQRARTAANHTATHLLHQALRKILGTHVEQKGSMVRSASLRFDFSHFSKVTKEELVEIENFVNARIREQLPLEENRNNTYDQAIAEGAIGLFGEKYGDVVRTIKFGESQELCGGTHVKNTADIWHFKITNETAVASGIRRIEAITSDAVKDFFAEQSKSFEEIKEILKNPTKSPAESIAALQEENNALKKEIEQLKKAKAGNLKGDLIDSTQLINGVNFISSKTDLDTKSVKELAFDIERDMENLFLIIGAENDGKATLTVILSKNLIEEKNLNAGSIVRELGKHIQGGGGGQPHFATAGGKNAAGIDAALVAAEEMIK comes from the coding sequence ATGAAGTCAAAACAAATACGTCAAACATTTTTAGATTTTTTTGAAAACAAAAAACACCAAATCGTTGCTAGCGCTCCTATGGTGATCAAAAACGATCCTACGTTAATGTTTACTAACGCTGGTATGAACCAGTTTAAAGAATATTTTTTAGGCAATTCAGATCCTAAAAACAACCGCGTTGCAGATTCTCAAAAATGCCTGCGTGTAAGCGGTAAACATAACGACCTAGAAGAAGTAGGTGTTGATACCTATCACCACACGATGTTTGAGATGTTGGGGAACTGGAGTTTTGGCGATTATTTTAAAAAAGAAGCGATTGCATGGGCTTGGGAATTACTCACCGAAGTTTACGGTATCGACAAAGACTGTTTATATGTGACGATTTTTGAAGGTGATAAAAGTGAAAATCTAAATCGAGATACCGAAGCTTACGACTACTGGAAAGAACTGATTGCTGAAGACCGTATTTTAAACGGTAATAAAGCAGATAACTTTTGGGAAATGGGCGCACAAGGTCCTTGTGGACCATGTTCTGAAATTCACGTAGATATACGAAGTGACGAAGAAAAAGCAAAGGTAGATGGCGCTACATTAGTAAACATGGACCATCCACAAGTAGTGGAAATCTGGAACCTTGTTTTCATGCAGTACAACCGCATGGCAGACGGAAATTTAAAAAACCTTCCTGCACAGCATGTGGATACAGGAATGGGCTTTGAGCGTCTTGCTATGGTATTGCAAAACGTGCAATCTAATTATGATACTGATGTTTTCACGCCTTTAATAAGAGAAATTGAAACCATAACTGGTCATTCTTATGGAAAAACAGAACAAGAAGACATAGCAATAAGAGTAATTGCTGATCATCTTAGAGCAGTATCCTTCTCCATTGCCGATGGGCAATTACCTTCAAACAATGGTGCTGGATATGTGATACGTATGATTTTGCGTCGTGCCATACGTTATGGATTTACTTATTTGGGTAAAAAAGAACCATTTATCTATCAGCTAGTAAATACTTTATCTAAGCAAATGGGTGACGCATTCCCAGAGCTGAAATCACAAAAGAATCTTATTCTAAACGTAATTAAAGAAGAAGAAGCCTCTTTTTTAAGAACTCTAGAAAATGGACTTGCTCTTCTTGATTCTATGGTTGCAAGCATGAAAAATGATGGAGTGACTGTTCTTGACGGTAAAAAGGCCTTTGAATTAAATGACACTTATGGTTTCCCTAAAGAGCTGACTCGTTTGATTTTAAGCGAGCATGGTCTTCAGATGGATGAAGACGGTTTTGCAAAAGCTCTTAAGAAACAACAAGAAGGATCTAGAAAAGCTAGCGCGACTGAAACTAGTGACTGGACAACTTTACGAGAAGATGACACTCAAGAATTTGTAGGTTATGACAGACTTTCTGGTGACGTACGTATTTCAAAATATAGAAAAGTAGTAAGTAAAAAAGACGGTGAATTATATCAAATAGTCTTTAATATGACTCCGTTTTATGGAGAAAGCGGTGGACAGACAGGCGATAAAGGTTATATAGAAAGCGCTAGTGGAGACACGGTTTATATTATAGATACTAAAAAAGAAAATGGGCAAACTGTTCATCTAACTAAGAACCTTCCTAAAGAACTTGATGGTCCTTTTAAAGTAACAGTAGATGCTCATCAACGAGCACGTACTGCGGCAAATCATACGGCTACGCACCTACTTCATCAAGCATTACGTAAAATTTTGGGTACTCATGTAGAGCAAAAAGGATCTATGGTGAGAAGTGCCAGTTTGCGATTTGACTTCTCTCATTTTTCTAAGGTAACAAAAGAAGAGCTCGTAGAAATTGAGAACTTTGTTAATGCTCGTATCAGGGAACAATTGCCGCTAGAGGAAAATAGAAACAACACCTATGATCAAGCTATTGCTGAAGGCGCGATTGGACTTTTTGGCGAGAAATATGGCGACGTAGTTCGTACTATTAAATTTGGTGAAAGTCAGGAACTTTGTGGAGGAACTCACGTAAAAAACACAGCCGACATTTGGCATTTTAAAATTACAAACGAGACTGCAGTAGCTTCTGGAATACGACGTATTGAAGCAATTACGAGCGACGCAGTAAAAGATTTCTTTGCAGAGCAATCTAAAAGCTTTGAAGAAATTAAAGAAATTTTAAAAAATCCTACAAAAAGCCCAGCAGAATCTATTGCAGCTCTTCAAGAGGAAAACAATGCTCTTAAAAAGGAAATAGAACAACTCAAAAAGGCTAAAGCTGGAAACCTTAAAGGTGATTTAATAGACAGTACTCAATTGATTAATGGAGTGAATTTTATTTCATCCAAAACAGATTTAGATACAAAATCAGTTAAAGAACTTGCTTTTGACATAGAACGAGATATGGAAAACTTGTTTTTAATTATAGGAGCAGAAAATGATGGCAAAGCTACACTTACCGTGATTTTAAGTAAAAACTTGATCGAGGAAAAGAATCTGAATGCTGGTAGCATTGTAAGAGAATTAGGTAAACACATTCAAGGTGGCGGCGGTGGCCAGCCTCACTTTGCAACTGCTGGTGGAAAAAATGCTGCTGGAATTGATGCTGCGCTTGTTGCGGCTGAGGAAATGATTAAATAA
- a CDS encoding Fic family protein: MRITNQKYLETYSKSIDGDIDKLLKENDSRQEDIQLDFRVKTSAVYSANIEGNSVDLNSYLNSEVAKEAFKPRQEIEEIKDLVNAYTYAIRNTLNQSNLLNAHKLLSKSLLITDKQGSYRTDRMGVYDNSGLVYLALEPEKLHNEIDIFFEDLSLLVKKNISITETFYHASLIHLKFAQIHPFWDGNGRTARLLEKWFLAEKLGEKAWKIESEQFYKKNISSYYNNINLGMDYHSLNYDRCLPFLRLLIDSIKNKL; encoded by the coding sequence ATGAGAATCACCAATCAAAAATATCTAGAAACTTATAGCAAATCTATCGATGGTGACATTGATAAATTACTAAAAGAAAATGACAGCCGTCAGGAAGATATTCAGTTGGATTTTAGGGTGAAAACTTCTGCTGTATATTCAGCAAACATTGAGGGAAATTCTGTAGACTTAAATTCTTATCTCAATTCGGAAGTGGCGAAAGAAGCGTTTAAGCCCAGACAAGAAATTGAAGAAATAAAAGATTTGGTAAATGCTTATACCTATGCTATCAGAAACACGCTCAACCAAAGTAATCTTCTAAATGCACATAAGCTATTGTCAAAAAGCCTTTTGATTACAGATAAACAAGGTTCTTACAGAACGGACCGAATGGGCGTGTATGACAATTCAGGACTAGTATATCTTGCATTAGAACCAGAAAAACTACACAATGAAATTGATATATTTTTCGAAGATTTATCGCTACTCGTCAAGAAAAATATATCCATTACAGAAACTTTTTATCATGCATCGTTAATTCATCTTAAATTTGCACAAATTCATCCGTTTTGGGATGGTAACGGTAGGACAGCGCGCTTACTAGAAAAATGGTTTCTTGCTGAAAAACTTGGAGAAAAGGCTTGGAAAATTGAATCAGAACAATTCTATAAGAAAAATATCAGCTCGTACTATAATAATATCAATTTAGGAATGGACTATCATTCGTTGAACTATGATCGTTGTTTACCATTTTTACGTTTACTTATTGATTCTATTAAAAATAAACTGTAA
- a CDS encoding RNA polymerase sigma factor, producing MNNTPDDEILSLILDDATANQGFRILVSQNKEQLYWQIRKIVLVHDDTDDVLQNVFIKIFKGIKNFNGNSKLSTWMFRIAYNESMTFLNRKARNLQLSSQELQDHLTEKLEADVYYTGDEIELALQKALIQLPDRQREVFNLRYYDDLKFKEIAEILDLTEGAVKSTYHIAAKKVENYIKEH from the coding sequence ATGAATAACACGCCTGATGATGAGATACTATCTTTGATTCTTGATGATGCGACAGCAAATCAAGGGTTTCGTATTTTAGTATCTCAAAATAAGGAACAACTCTACTGGCAAATAAGAAAAATAGTGCTTGTTCATGACGATACCGATGATGTGCTACAAAACGTTTTTATAAAGATTTTTAAGGGTATTAAAAACTTTAATGGCAACAGTAAACTGTCTACTTGGATGTTTAGAATCGCCTATAATGAAAGTATGACGTTTTTAAATAGAAAGGCGCGGAATTTGCAGTTGTCATCTCAAGAATTACAAGATCACCTGACAGAAAAACTTGAAGCTGATGTTTATTATACTGGAGATGAAATAGAGCTGGCTTTACAAAAGGCTTTAATCCAATTACCGGATAGACAAAGAGAAGTATTCAACTTAAGATATTATGACGATTTGAAGTTTAAAGAGATCGCAGAAATATTAGATCTTACGGAAGGAGCAGTTAAAAGTACCTATCATATCGCAGCTAAGAAAGTTGAAAATTATATTAAAGAACATTAA